From a single Lolium rigidum isolate FL_2022 chromosome 7, APGP_CSIRO_Lrig_0.1, whole genome shotgun sequence genomic region:
- the LOC124674833 gene encoding WAT1-related protein At5g64700-like has product MGGASAAKAYGAVVLIRIMYSGMHVMSKIALDQGMNPFVFVFYRHTTAALVLIPATFVLERQKAKPVTLKIAAKMFIHALYGVTACGVLFNLGLNYASATSSSALYNVQPVVTFILAVILGMESMKLKKLHGNIKVAGILFCIAGVTVLAFYEGPMFKSFNHHRLFKDGGSSGNSSGADTYSKKQWVFGIFLMTLSNILAGLWTVLQGPLIEDTSKLMNTTLQISCASLQAFAVAVAAERDFSKWKLGFNISLVAVIYSGVIVTAISYYMQMWTIAKRGPVFLAMSMPLTMIFTIIISSLILGDAVSLGSIIAGILLIGGLYNVLWGKNMEEKDDMNKISAAGKPVLELQAQVPDDAAAKV; this is encoded by the exons ATGGGTGGTGCCAGCGCTGCCAAGGCTTACGGTGCGGTGGTTCTGATCAGGATCATGTACTCCGGCATGCATGTCATGAGCAAGATAGCGCTAGATCAAGGCATGAACCCCTTCGTGTTCGTGTTCTACCGGCATACCACCGCTGCACTTGTGTTGATCCCTGCTACGTTTGTTCTAGAGAG GCAAAAAGCTAAACCGGTGACACTGAAGATTGCCGCCAAGATGTTCATACACGCTTTATATGG GGTGACAGCATGTGGCGTCTTATTTAACCTTGGTCTCAATTATGCGTCAGCAACATCTTCATCAGCATTGTATAACGTTCAACCGGTGGTTACCTTCATTCTTGCCGTCATCTTGGG GATGGAGTCCATGAAACTGAAGAAGCTCCATGGCAACATAAAAGTGGCCGGTATTCTCTTCTGCATCGCTGGCGTCACCGTGCTGGCCTTCTACGAGGGGCCGATGTTCAAATCTTTCAACCACCACCGCCTCTTCAAGGACGGTGGCAGCAGCGGCAACTCCTCTGGAGCAGACACCTATTCAAAGAAGCAATGGGTGTTTGGGATTTTCCTCATGACGCTCTCCAACATCTTAGCAGGCTTGTGGACAGTGTTGCAG GGGCCATTGATAGAGGACACTTCAAAACTGATGAACACCACGCTACAGATCTCGTGTGCATCGCTGCAGGCCTTCGCCGTGGCGGTCGCGGCAGAGAGGGATTTCTCCAAGTGGAAACTTGGGTTTAATATTAGTCTGGTCGCCGTCATATACAGC GGCGTGATCGTCACCGCCATCTCGTACTACATGCAAATGTGGACGATCGCCAAGAGGGGGCCAGTGTTCCTTGCCATGTCGATGCCGCTCACTATGATCTTCACAATCATCATATCTTCATTGATTTTAGGAGACGCAGTTAGCCTAGGGAG TATAATTGCAGGGATACTACTGATTGGAGGCCTATACAACGTCCTCTGGGGCAAAAACATGGAGGAAAAAGACGACATGAACAAGATAAGCGCTGCCGGTAAACCTGTCCTGGAGCTGCAAGCTCAAGTGCCAGATGATGCGGCAGCAAAGGTCTGA